TTAAACCGGTTTCGTACATCAACGTACCCTGACCGAGAAAAATGCCGGTGCCGTCGTCGGAGTATTTCCACGGATTCGAGCCTCTGTTTGAGCTGAACCAGGCCGTCTTTACGCGGGAATCGGAGGTCAGGCCGAATATCCTGTAGATGCTGTTTGCAAAGTCAAGCTGCAGGGCATAGTCGTAACCATAGGTATTGTACGTGGTAGCGTAGCCAAAAGCCGGATTCGTCACCGTCCCGTATTGCGGAGCGGCGCCTGTGGCGAGGAATATGTCGCCGGAAGTATAGCCGGAATTGCCGTTTTTGAAGTTGTAGCCCCCGATCATCTTCAGTTTGTTCCCTTGCAGGGTAAAACCTTCGAGATCCCAGGTCTGGTTGATAACGCATCCGGGTTCGACTTCGTTGTCTTCGCGGCTGCCGTACCACGGGTCGCTTGAAGAT
The DNA window shown above is from Deltaproteobacteria bacterium and carries:
- a CDS encoding PEP-CTERM sorting domain-containing protein, whose translation is MKKPSLILLAALLIVFGAGWSFAANITIYDGRQSSSDPWYGSREDNEVEPGCVINQTWDLEGFTLQGNKLKMIGGYNFKNGNSGYTSGDIFLATGAAPQYGTVTNPAFGYATTYNTYGYDYALQLDFANSIYRIFGLTSDSRVKTAWFSSNRGSNPWKYSDDGTGIFLGQGTLMYETGLSDGSTGFLGGNHNAVTVDIGFLGYGTDFYAHYTMGCGNDDLMGHGATAPVPEPGTLILLGTCLIGISGYARKRIRK